Sequence from the Thermus thermophilus HB8 genome:
CCACCTTTCCCCCACCTCCGGGGGAGACCTCAACCGTGCCCGGGACGACCTCCTTGCCCGGGCCTGGGAGTACATTGAGGCCTACAAGGCCGCGAAGGCCGAGGGGAGGGAGGCATGGTGAGGAACCCCATGGAGCTCAGGATCGGCCGTCTGCACGGCCTCTTCGTGGAGCACCTCCTGCGGGATCCCGGGTTGCGGGAGGCCCTTCCCCACCCCTTTGTCCTGGTGGCTCTGGACCCATCGGACCCCGAGCTGATGGCCTACGCCCTGGAGGCGGCTAAGCGGAGCGCGGGGGAAGGCCCCATGGTCTACGCCCTTTTCCAGGGTGAGGAGCTTCGGCTGATCATCGCCCCGGAGGGGCCCATCCTCCCCGCCCGGGCGGCCTAGGCCCCCGCTTTCTCCCAGACGGGAAGGGCCTCCAGCAGGAGGCGAGAGAGGGACTTCGGATCGGAGAGGCGGTGGCTAGCGTCCAGGATTTCAATCCCCAGGAGCCTTCCCTCCCTGTCCCAGTTCAGGGCCACCCCCCGGGGCCACCTCCTCCACGGTGGCGGGGCCTCCCCGAAGGCGATGTAAAGGGCGTCGGCTTCTGGTTCCACTCCCCCGCGAGCGGTGAGCGCTCACCCTGAGCGCCTGTAGGGTAGGCTTAGGGCCCGGCCCCTAGGGCGCTATACTTGTATAGCAATGGTGGTCGTCCGCCTGCCCAAGGAGATCGAAGAACGCCTCACGGCCCTTGCCCGGAAGACGGGGCGCAGCAAGAGCTATTACGTCCGCCAGGCCCTCTTGGAGTACCTGGACGACCTGGAGGACTACTACCTGGCGGTGGAGCGCCTGGAAGAGCGCCTCCCCGGCATCCCCCTGGACGAGGTGGAGCGCCGCCTTGGGCTATCGGATTGAGTTCGACCCCCGGGCGGAGAAGGAGCTGGAGAAGCTGGACCGCGAGGTGGCCCGCCGCATCCTGCGCTTTCTTCGGGAGCGGGTGGCTACCCTGGAAGACCCCCGCAGCCTCGGGGAGCCCTTGCGCGGGCCGGAGCTGGGGAGGTTTTGGAAGTACCGGGTGGGGGACTACCGCCTGATCTGCCACATCCAAGACCGGGAAGCGACGGTCCTGGTCCTGCGGGTGGGCCACCGCCGGGACGTCTACCGCTAGGGACCCCCGGGGGGTGAGCGCCCGCTCAGCGCCCGGGGTGAGCGGTGAGCGCTCACCCTGAGCGCCTGGGTAGACTGGGGTCGTGGAGCACCCGGAAGGGGAAGACCCGACCCTCCTGCCCCCGGCCTTGGCCGCCCGGGCCCTGGGGGTCTCCCCGGCCACCCTCCGGCGCTACGCCGCCCTGTGGGAGCGGTTGGTAGGTCCCCTGCCCCGGGATCCCCGGGGGGGACGGCTCTGGCCCAAGGAGGCCCTGGCCCGCCTCC
This genomic interval carries:
- a CDS encoding DUF2283 domain-containing protein, which encodes MEPEADALYIAFGEAPPPWRRWPRGVALNWDREGRLLGIEILDASHRLSDPKSLSRLLLEALPVWEKAGA
- a CDS encoding DUF5647 family protein, whose amino-acid sequence is MVRNPMELRIGRLHGLFVEHLLRDPGLREALPHPFVLVALDPSDPELMAYALEAAKRSAGEGPMVYALFQGEELRLIIAPEGPILPARAA
- a CDS encoding type II toxin-antitoxin system RelE family toxin, encoding MGYRIEFDPRAEKELEKLDREVARRILRFLRERVATLEDPRSLGEPLRGPELGRFWKYRVGDYRLICHIQDREATVLVLRVGHRRDVYR
- the relB gene encoding type II toxin-antitoxin system RelB family antitoxin; its protein translation is MVVVRLPKEIEERLTALARKTGRSKSYYVRQALLEYLDDLEDYYLAVERLEERLPGIPLDEVERRLGLSD